One stretch of Ictalurus punctatus breed USDA103 chromosome 5, Coco_2.0, whole genome shotgun sequence DNA includes these proteins:
- the cdk16 gene encoding cyclin-dependent kinase 16 isoform X2, which translates to MERVRKIKRQLSMTLRGGNNGDKNLPESISSQDTGAHSDSEIVHEDVKIGSDGESDQASATSSDEVHSPVRVRMRNNAGRKISTEDINKRLSLPADIRLPDGYLEKFSLNSPLFDKPLSRRLRRVSLSEIGFGKLETYVKLDKLGEGTYATVYKGRSKLTDNLVALKEIRLEHEEGAPCTAIREVSLLKDLKHANIVTLHDIIHTQKSLTLVFEYLDKDLKQYLDDCGNCIHMHNVKLFLFQLLRGLNYCHRRKVLHRDLKPQNLLINDRGELKLADFGLARAKSIPTKTYSNEVVTLWYRPPDILLGSTDYSTQIDMWGVGCIFYEMATGRPLFPGSTVEEELHFIFKLLGTPTEETWPGITSNEEFMSYNYPRYRADCLHNHTPRLDNDGVDLLSKLLQFEGKKRISAEEAMRHSYFHCMGERVLTLPDTTSIFALQDIQLEKEATMRTSSMSDSVNSISQRQSLLF; encoded by the exons ATGGAGCGCGTGAGGAAGATCAAGCGGCAGCTGTCCATGACGCTGCGGGGGGGCAACAACGGGGACAAGAACTTGCCCGAGAGCATCAGCTCTCAGGACACAGGAGCACACAGCGACTCTG AGATCGTCCACGAAGATGTAAAGATAGGCTCCGATGGAGAAAGCGACCAGGCGTCGGCCACCTCCTCCGACGAGGTGCACAGCCCAGTCCGTGTGAGGATGCGCAACAACGCAGGGCGCAAAATTTCCACTGAG GACATAAATAAGAGGCTGTCTCTGCCGGCTGATATCCGACTCCCAGACGGCTACCTGGAGAAGTTCAGTCTGAACAGCCCGCTGTTTGATAAACCACTGAGCAGACGACTGCGTAGGGTCTCTCTG tcAGAAATTGGTTTCGGGAAGCTGGAAACCTACGTGAAACTGGATAAACTAGGAGAG GGCACGTATGCCACGGTCTATAAGGGTCGCAGTAAGCTAACCGACAACCTCGTGGCTCTCAAGGAGATCCGGCTGGAGCATGAGGAAGGAGCTCCCTGCACCGCCATCAGAGAGG TTTCCCTATTAAAGGATCTCAAGCATGCCAACATTGTGACTCTGCATGACATCATCCACACCCAGAAGTCTCTGACGCTCGTCTTTGAATACCTA GATAAAGACCTGAAACAGTATCTGGATGACTGCGGGAACTGCATCCACATGCACAACGTGAAG ctcttCTTGTTCCAGCTTTTGCGAGGACTGAACTACTGTCACAGACGCAAAGTCCTCCATCGAGACCTCAAACCCCAGAATCTTCTCATCAATGACCGTGGGGAGCTCAAACTGGCTGACTTTG GTCTGGCTCGAGCCAAGTCGATTCCCACCAAGACTTACTCGAATGAAGTGGTGACTCTGTGGTACCGCCCACCAGACATCCTACTGGGCAGCACAGATTACTCCACCCAGATTGACATGTG GGGCGTCGGCTGCATCTTCTACGAGATGGCTACGGGTCGGCCGCTGTTCCCAGGATCCACAGTGGAGGAGGAGCTGCACTTTATCTTCAAACTGCTAG GGACACCTACGGAAGAAACCTGGCCTGGAATAACCTCCAATGAAGAATTCATGTCCTACAACTACCCCCGTTACCGTGCCGACTGCCTCCATAACCACacccctag GCTGGACAATGACGGAGTGGACCTGCTGTCCAAACTGCTGCAG TTTGAAGGAAAGAAGCGCATATCTGCAGAAGAAGCGATGAGACACTCGTACTTCCACTGTATGGGAGAGAGAGTCCTCACACTGCCTGACA cTACATCCATATTTGCACTTCAAGACATTCAGCTGGAGAAGGAGGCGACCATGAGGACGAGCTCGATGTCCGACTCCG tgaacAGTATATCTCAGCGGCAGAGCTTGCTCTTCTGA
- the cdk16 gene encoding cyclin-dependent kinase 16 isoform X1, with protein sequence MERVRKIKRQLSMTLRGGNNGDKNLPESISSQDTGAHSDSEAMPGGGSATLRGSVRGAGGSFSMHSLLQSYSSSLHRPRSLGRSLSSYLNHTTRLEIVHEDVKIGSDGESDQASATSSDEVHSPVRVRMRNNAGRKISTEDINKRLSLPADIRLPDGYLEKFSLNSPLFDKPLSRRLRRVSLSEIGFGKLETYVKLDKLGEGTYATVYKGRSKLTDNLVALKEIRLEHEEGAPCTAIREVSLLKDLKHANIVTLHDIIHTQKSLTLVFEYLDKDLKQYLDDCGNCIHMHNVKLFLFQLLRGLNYCHRRKVLHRDLKPQNLLINDRGELKLADFGLARAKSIPTKTYSNEVVTLWYRPPDILLGSTDYSTQIDMWGVGCIFYEMATGRPLFPGSTVEEELHFIFKLLGTPTEETWPGITSNEEFMSYNYPRYRADCLHNHTPRLDNDGVDLLSKLLQFEGKKRISAEEAMRHSYFHCMGERVLTLPDTTSIFALQDIQLEKEATMRTSSMSDSVNSISQRQSLLF encoded by the exons ATGGAGCGCGTGAGGAAGATCAAGCGGCAGCTGTCCATGACGCTGCGGGGGGGCAACAACGGGGACAAGAACTTGCCCGAGAGCATCAGCTCTCAGGACACAGGAGCACACAGCGACTCTG aGGCCATGCCAGGCGGGGGTAGTGCCACTCTGCGTGGTTCAGTGAGAGGAGCGGGCGGCTCATTCAGCATGCACTCGCTCCTGCAGTCCTACAGCAGCTCCCTGCACCGGCCGCGCAGCCTGGGCCGCAGCCTCAGCTCCTATCTCAACCACACAACACGCctcg AGATCGTCCACGAAGATGTAAAGATAGGCTCCGATGGAGAAAGCGACCAGGCGTCGGCCACCTCCTCCGACGAGGTGCACAGCCCAGTCCGTGTGAGGATGCGCAACAACGCAGGGCGCAAAATTTCCACTGAG GACATAAATAAGAGGCTGTCTCTGCCGGCTGATATCCGACTCCCAGACGGCTACCTGGAGAAGTTCAGTCTGAACAGCCCGCTGTTTGATAAACCACTGAGCAGACGACTGCGTAGGGTCTCTCTG tcAGAAATTGGTTTCGGGAAGCTGGAAACCTACGTGAAACTGGATAAACTAGGAGAG GGCACGTATGCCACGGTCTATAAGGGTCGCAGTAAGCTAACCGACAACCTCGTGGCTCTCAAGGAGATCCGGCTGGAGCATGAGGAAGGAGCTCCCTGCACCGCCATCAGAGAGG TTTCCCTATTAAAGGATCTCAAGCATGCCAACATTGTGACTCTGCATGACATCATCCACACCCAGAAGTCTCTGACGCTCGTCTTTGAATACCTA GATAAAGACCTGAAACAGTATCTGGATGACTGCGGGAACTGCATCCACATGCACAACGTGAAG ctcttCTTGTTCCAGCTTTTGCGAGGACTGAACTACTGTCACAGACGCAAAGTCCTCCATCGAGACCTCAAACCCCAGAATCTTCTCATCAATGACCGTGGGGAGCTCAAACTGGCTGACTTTG GTCTGGCTCGAGCCAAGTCGATTCCCACCAAGACTTACTCGAATGAAGTGGTGACTCTGTGGTACCGCCCACCAGACATCCTACTGGGCAGCACAGATTACTCCACCCAGATTGACATGTG GGGCGTCGGCTGCATCTTCTACGAGATGGCTACGGGTCGGCCGCTGTTCCCAGGATCCACAGTGGAGGAGGAGCTGCACTTTATCTTCAAACTGCTAG GGACACCTACGGAAGAAACCTGGCCTGGAATAACCTCCAATGAAGAATTCATGTCCTACAACTACCCCCGTTACCGTGCCGACTGCCTCCATAACCACacccctag GCTGGACAATGACGGAGTGGACCTGCTGTCCAAACTGCTGCAG TTTGAAGGAAAGAAGCGCATATCTGCAGAAGAAGCGATGAGACACTCGTACTTCCACTGTATGGGAGAGAGAGTCCTCACACTGCCTGACA cTACATCCATATTTGCACTTCAAGACATTCAGCTGGAGAAGGAGGCGACCATGAGGACGAGCTCGATGTCCGACTCCG tgaacAGTATATCTCAGCGGCAGAGCTTGCTCTTCTGA